Genomic DNA from Gossypium hirsutum isolate 1008001.06 chromosome A01, Gossypium_hirsutum_v2.1, whole genome shotgun sequence:
CTCCAAGAACTATAGTAGCATCTGAGCATCCATAAATAATGGCATATCTCAAAGGTGCTAAAATGTAAATAGTTGAATCATGGCAATTAATAACCTGAAATTATAAAGTCATGTGCAGTTAGAGGATTTTTATGCCAAAAAgtacataaatatcaaataatcaTCATGAAATTAATAAAAGTTGTTGGAATAATTGGATACCAAACAATAATTATTGGAACCTTCAATTTTGAGGAAAGGTGCATGCTAAGTTATGCAAACAACTTTCAGGGATTGTTAAAGTACACAGCAAATACCCCATGAAAAAATTCAGGTTTCATGAAATCACAATGCAAACATAACCTAACCTTTACGGAAGAACTATTAAGATCAGATGCCTGCTTTACATAAGATGATTTAGAGACTCCCTCAACAAAACACGGACTCCTCGCACTAAGTGAGGCTTTGGCAGAACTTGGAGTAGCATCAGCCATAGCAACATCCTGGTCAGAGCCACTAGGAGAACCGTTTTCTTTTGCAGAAACTTTTTCAGTAATAGACTCCAAAGAAGAAGCTATAGTCTGCAGAAGCCAATCATGAACTTGTGATACTGGAACAGGTGCAGCAGGCATGTCTGGATCTGAATTAGCAAAAAATGGAGCAGCTTGGCTTAAAGGAACTACTTCTGATCCCTTATCACCAAACTGAATCAGGAAACCAAGGTGCTCAAACCCTTCCATAGTTAAAACCTGAAGGAACAGTACTTAAAATGAGCAAAGCCATAGAAGCAAATAACAAGCACAAAAAGAACGGAAATGCAGTAAGATACACAACAATGAGAAGGACCAATCAAGAATACATAGTAAGATAGGACAGTCTGATAACAAAGAGGAAGAACAAAGAGAAGCAAcaaagaaaaatattataatgttttaGTCATGCAAATGAGGCCCTCAATTTTCTTGCATCATAAAAACAAGTTGAGCACTAAAATAAACCAATGTTTTAGTGCAAACCATTCTTAATGCAAACTAGGCCTCTTGCCAAGTTATGAGTAAGACAATCTAGGTAATGCCTTCAAAAACTAGAACATAAACCACGTAAGGACATTGTATAAACAGCCAGATTTACATCCCAGCTCAATACTGTTATACATGAATGTTTGACTCTACTAAGTGCAACCACTAAAATTATTCTACCATGTTTTCACCTTTTGTCCTCTGACATGCTGAATTATAAAATTGCATTCACATATGAACTACAAAGATAGCAATAATTAAAATGCAACAAAAGATCATTGTGAAACTGAAAAAGAAATTGTAATCCTCGAGTGATACTTCAACTGGCTCAGTTTTGATTGTATTGAGAAATACAAAACAAAAACCCACAAGATTAAAAAGAACACGCCAAACTACATACGGCAAGAAGCAGTACTACAAACCAGAGACTCTTCACTTTCCCCCTCCACATGCTCTGACAGAAGAGAGAGAATATTAGCCAAGTGCTTTTGTAGATAGGATAGCTGGTGGACCTCTTCATCAGCCTGTGATGGCATAAATCGGCGGCTGTTGCTGCGGACAAGCTACAAAGAGAAGAACCAGACAGTAAGTCTTAAGTGTGTATCACCACAAATTAAGAGTCTAAAGCCATTAACTTTGAACAGCAAATAGATCTATAACCATTACAAATATTAACAGAATGGTGACATCCATATTAATGAGATAAATAGCTGGATATATCGTTTAACAAATGCTCCCATTATCTGAAATACTAATAATAATCTTCCCAGACACGGTACCAGCTAAATTAGTCATATATTATAGAAATCTTAAAGCAGCAGGGagatggaaaaaataaaaacatgaacaATCAAACTAAGCAATTCAAAACACTGCATCTCTATTCATTACGTTTGTACCCAGGGCCCATCTCATCTTCTTAGGCTTAAAAGTGCAACAATACATTCCGTAGAactaaaaataagaaaacaaacagTATAACCAAATACAGCAGACTATAATTTTAAACTTATGCTCCCTCTTGGTTTTCACTTCTGCTACTtgcttttttctttctaatgatCTATTTGGGTTTGGCTAAATTAATGATTATTTGTGTCCAACACCCATCCCAACTTCCTAAGGTTAAATGCAACAATGTTTTGGATGAAgaattaaattaagaaaacaaaCAGTACAACCAAACACAATGAATACTATAATTTTAAACTTATGCTTCCTTTTATTTATCACTTTTgcagatttctttttcttttctaatggtctatttgggttttcttttcttttcttttttcttttttttttttttttttttttgcctttagctGAATGATTTATGATCTATTTGGTTGTTATTTTATGATTACGACTTATTTTCCTCTATTTGCCTTTCACCTCCTaaaagttagtattaaaaaaaagtaaataattgagcaacttaataatttattaaaaatgaatataACTAAAATGCAACGCCAACATATAATTTTCTACATAAAGGCATACTCATGCAGTTTACTTACAAAatcaattttacttttttaacttCTTTTTCTTAAGTGTAACAAGTACAATCAAGGTACAAATACATGTCCAAGTAACCACAAGCATCAAACTATTACAACGGACTACCCAAGGTACCACAAAGTAGAATCGAACCATTGCAGCACAAATAGACTAAGAACTAGTACAATCCATACTAAAgctaagaaactagactaaaactCACACATGACAACTGCACATGATGGGACTCAGACACCATGCATAAAATTATACGAAAGCTAAGAAACTCGACTAAAACTCACACGACAACTGCACAGATGGGACTCAAACACCTACGCATATAATTACGCATGGTAAGTCTCAAACCTGGGACCCAAGGCCTCCGCCTTTACCATTTGGGCCAAGGCCTCATTGGGAATtgtattttaactttaatttattaaaattattgtttttataaaTGCATTGTTCAAGAAGTATGCATTGCACATCCTTTTTGCTTCAAAAAGCAAGCGACAAAAACATCAACCAAAtggaattttacaaaaaattaaaacaaaatcctattttatcaataaaaaaaataatggtaaaaTGTTAAGCAAACTCACACATAATTGTtccatataaacatatatcacgcATTGTTGGCATCTGAAAGTTAAATTAATACTTCAAAAATATTATTGCCTTTAGTTTACTAAGAGATTTTGCATCCTATTTCCAAAACCAAACATAGCCTCAGTTATCTAAAAGATTAAATCCTCGAAGACATCTTTCCGTTAGTCAAAACAGAATCACATTTGTTCTTTCCCAATGCCGAGCAAGAGTCAACTTTTCGCGAATTTCATAAGCCCACAGCATCAAAGGCGTTTATTTTCCTAAAAGTAACCATCAATCTACCATAATTGTATAAACGACATTGAAATTAAATCAATAACCACCTAAGTTCCAATAAccacaaattcaattaaaaaaaacacatttcaccaaaaaagaaaaaaaaaagggatagcGAAGGGTCAGGCTCCTTACCTGCAAAGGCGAAAGGGCCGACAAGTAACCATCGAATGCTGACATGGAAGGCCAGACATCGGCAACCGCAGCGGAGTCCTTGTGCGAGCGCGGCAAAAGCCTCTTATACGATTGAATATACAAAAACAGGATCAGATCACGCAAATCGGCACCAATGGAGTCGACATCATCCGGCAGGGCGGTTACGAGCGGGTCGGGTTCCGAGTGGAGGACAGAAGCGAGAGTTTCAAGGACGAGACGCGAATGGTCGAATGAGATCTGTAGCAATTCAGCGAGGGCCGCCGAGTCGACTCGTTGAGTTGAGGGGGATGCGAATTTTTGCTTTAGAGGGGTTAGTGCTTGGACGGGGTCGTTGAATATGAGCTTCTGGATTGTTAGGAGACCGTGCTCGAAAGGCTCGCGTCGCGGGTGTAAGATAGCGGTCGGTATTGGAATCGAATTCGGGTCGCTCGATGACGTTGATGGTTCTATGGGGTCGGCCATCGCTTTGATTTAAGATAGGCTTTTTTTgctaatgaaaaaaatgaaatagaagAGTTTTGTTCTGCAGATCTTCGAGCAATGAATGATGTTGTTGAAGGGGAAGAGTGAGTGGTTGGGTGCGGTTAGGTGGGATCGGGTATGGTGGAACCGCTGACGTGGCTGGATTTACTGGGATGTAACGTTAGTAGAGGCAATCAGTTATTTAGGTCAAATTTTATAGAAAGGTCCTTTTATTATGCATTTTGTTAGATTTAGTCCTTCTATTATAATTGGATTATATCTAAtctctttggtttttttttttaatatatattttcaatccTGAAATATTTTTTCCATTAATTATGTCAAAAAGTTTGATATGGTTTTTCAAACATGCGGTAATGTAgccttaatatttttatatagttcgataaattttagggtaaattgtaccattagtgactaaattatgaataaatttttattttgatcacttaattaaaaaactataatttggtcattaaattattcaaaagttttcatttaagtcactgagctGTTAAAATCGATATTATAtgactttttttatttacattatctAAACCAATCAAAAGCTCTCTCTTTTTTGTCTTCTATAGTTCAGcttttttcatgaaatagtttTAGACGTCACGAATCTGTAAACAAAAATTCAAACAACTATTATTCTTCTCGTCAATGAGTGTTGATCTATCATATCAATTGTCAAATCATTACTTGGAactcaaacttttttaaaaaaaataacataattgccaaatgacttaaataaaaactttttaatagttcaattacttaaatagaattttttgaataatttagtgatcaaattataacttttttaattaagtgacaaAAAAACACTTATCCATAGTTTAATGACTATTGGTGCAATTCGCCCTGAAATTTATACATAgtttcctctttttatttttatttttagattataataaaaaaaagtatatgtcacatgtttaaaaaataaattatgccaaattatttaaagaaattgATGAAATAAATTAGCCTAAAAACCATAAATGtacatattaaaaaattaaaaaaaatacaaatgattAATTCTAGAGGAGGGATTAAATAAATGATCGTATAGTACAAAGACCATACATATAATATGACCAATTACTTACACTTGTTATACCCCTGCCTGGGTACCTACTACGGCTCTCATGCATGTACATCCTGCACGATGTAAAGAGTTTCCTCGCGATGCCATCAAACACAACCATCATATTAAatctaatttcattattattctcTTCACCAATTATAAAGTTCGTCACAACAAGATATATCTAAATTacacataaatttatatttaaattagacTCTACTAATAAAACAATCATACAATACGAGACTATTCAAGCTATTTTTCActtataaataattcttttttccGAAATCAGGATTACAAAACGAAATTTGCAACTTAAATTTTTCTCAAATATCACTTCAAAACCTTTAAAACCCTCATCATTAGTGGTTCTCCACACCACCTACAATGTTGATGGTGCGCGAAAAATTGACAtatttatgtgttttattttaataaatttttagacATGATGCTACTAATTTTTacgtttattttttaatttctatgtGGATGTAATATAAATCTAAAATgtgaagaataaataaaaatatagagtcACTTGGAAGATTTGGATATAAGAGTAGCAATTTGACCTGCAATGCTTTTtagattttaagaaaattttatttttatttaaatattatttataaaaatattaattaggaatttaatcgaattaaattttatcccttatattttatttaaataaatatttaatttacctTTAAGAAATTGTATAAGGGTATACCACTAGAAATTAATTTCACTGAAAATTGGAGGGGAAGGGTGGTTCCATGTTTTGGCTttggaaagaaaaacaaaattcaatttctttctttaatttgctTGCGCCATTGATCCcgttactcttttttttttatattatgagtaattagattatattttagttaagggTAGATCAAATTTCGATATTAGAGTTATGAGTAGACTTAATCATAGGTTAGATTATTCGTTCAGACCCGAATGCCCACTCAAAAAATGGAagagtttagataaaaatataggtTTGAAAATGAGTTTGAATAGAAAATAATGTCCGTTTTTTAAATGGGTTGTGTCTTGAGTAAAATTTTCTTTCTCGAACTTGGCTCGGCCTGAATCAACCTAAACTTTctcttttgttgttgttttgctgCCATCTTGCTGTTGTATTGtttctattttgttgttattatttgaatattgtatagcTCTTTTTTTGTgtctattttagaggtatttattTGCTAAGTTGCAATTATCTtattgttatttaagtataaacactttttttcatttattttcaatttgttgggaaatatttattttaatatttttagtgtatttgatgtattatattttttaaatttgtttttatataaaaataataatctaaaaaaattaatactgacgggatttaacatttttaatttgggtcgagcctggacaaaattttagggcCATTTTTCGGGTCGGGCCTGAGCTTAGAAAATGGGCATAAATTTTTGCATTGGCTTGGCCCGAATCGGTcaacccatgatcaggtctagttGTGAGATCAAAAATCATACTTAACCTTTTTCGTTTGAATATCTGTTTTTTTTCCGTTTTAAGAGATAGATAGGATCATCTCATAATATTGTTTTTAGCATCATTTTAAGAAGGTTCCCTTATACGGTGTTGGAAAGGGTACACTGTAACACTCTTTAGCCCATCAAGAAAACATGGCGTATAACATTCAGTCAGACAAACTGCCCAACGGACTAGGGCTACCGACAAATTCAAACCTTTCGACTTAacttaaatttttagaaaaacaattATGAAGATTTCCCTTTTAGTTAatgcatttttaaataaaattgttaggaatttaaaagaaaaatctatATCCAACTTTGACGTATACATATAAATGATGATCTCATAAACAACAAATCACTAGAGTTTGGCCTATACTTTCAGAGTAAGGGGCAATTCTCTTTTTAAAACAGAAACAATGCAAAAGATATAGATAATTACATAAGTTGATTACAAAACTGATCTATATGCCACCCGCCAAAATAGTCATGCATGATACAAAAACAAGCAAGTGGCTCACTCATAACCGCAGTTCTGGCGTAGTCCCCTTCAACCGATTCCTCCTCTATTATCAACACGCCTGAAAAGGAAAAGTAACAGAATAAGTTCAATTGAACTTAGCGAGTTCCAAAAATAGACACAAAAAATTTATAGGAATACTGttaatcaacaagcatcaatacCAATAAGAAAAATAGACTTTTCATGAGACTCTATCGTACAAACACAATACGCTAAAATGTCATCTAGAGTTCTCTGGCAGAAACACTTCGCCAAATTAGATATAACACACAATAGCCATGCGTACACATTTCACCAACTTACACATAATACATAGTACATGTGAGTTCACTATATGCCAACTTATACATATCTCTCACAACCATGCATGTTTACAAATGACTCATCATTGTGCCAACCTTGGACCCATAATTCAAAATTCATAATCACAGATCAGTCAtattcatattccaccataactCCTCATATCATCTTGTTAAGTTGAATATGTGTTCTCTCGCAAGGCCGGATCATGATCTGTCAGTCCAATTTGCAATATAGCTACCTTATCGGAGACATCACAAACATATCTCCTTTCTACATTTTCACATATCCTAGATTGTCAGGTACTGGGCTCATGCAACAAGGAGAGTGTTTTTACATCAACAATGGACATACTCACATATACAACACTAGTTTATTACATATACGTCTAGAAACAACATTTCGACTCATTAACAATAGAGACACTTATTGTACACAATCTACATAACATGGGGGTTTCATAACTCAAAGGAAATAAGAAGGAACTCACTCAAAACTCCAAAATGGAAATACATTCTGTTGGTCATTTGCCTCGATTGCTCGGACATTCACTTGCTTCTtaagttaaataaaaaacaattataaCCATCAGGTCATTTATCTACTAAAATTTAATATGCATGCATGGATTGATTGCATGCAACCCATACCCAGGAagccttcttctttacgaaccaATTCTAGAAATCTATGCATGCACCACTACAAAAATGTAAATCCCCTTTATAACAACCTAAGGGTTTTTCAAAAATTACTAGTAAGCTAATACCTAACAATGGCGTCTTGACTAGCTACTGGAAACC
This window encodes:
- the LOC107938838 gene encoding TBCC domain-containing protein 1 isoform X1, with product MADPIEPSTSSSDPNSIPIPTAILHPRREPFEHGLLTIQKLIFNDPVQALTPLKQKFASPSTQRVDSAALAELLQISFDHSRLVLETLASVLHSEPDPLVTALPDDVDSIGADLRDLILFLYIQSYKRLLPRSHKDSAAVADVWPSMSAFDGYLSALSPLQLVRSNSRRFMPSQADEEVHQLSYLQKHLANILSLLSEHVEGESEESLVLTMEGFEHLGFLIQFGDKGSEVVPLSQAAPFFANSDPDMPAAPVPVSQVHDWLLQTIASSLESITEKVSAKENGSPSGSDQDVAMADATPSSAKASLSARSPCFVEGVSKSSYVKQASDLNSSSVKVINCHDSTIYILAPLRYAIIYGCSDATIVLGAVGKAVRVEHCERVHVIIAAKRVCIANCRECVFFLGVNQRPLFVGDNHKLQVAPYNTYYSQLEEHLTEVGIVSTINRWDEALSISVIDPHDSLSHPAGVSDAQPESATCLDPDQFTNFLIPNWFENESTGSTKDNPFPLPDAYMTSQQRNQKNLSEIKQMLREAPLEENRKRELSSALHVYFKDWLYASGNIRQLYCLQGD
- the LOC107938838 gene encoding TBCC domain-containing protein 1 isoform X2, which gives rise to MADPIEPSTSSSDPNSIPIPTAILHPRREPFEHGLLTIQKLIFNDPVQALTPLKQKFASPSTQRVDSAALAELLQISFDHSRLVLETLASVLHSEPDPLVTALPDDVDSIGADLRDLILFLYIQSYKRLLPRSHKDSAAVADVWPSMSAFDGYLSALSPLQLVRSNSRRFMPSQADEEVHQLSYLQKHLANILSLLSEHVEGESEESLVLTMEGFEHLGFLIQFGDKGSEVVPLSQAAPFFANSDPDMPAAPVPVSQVHDWLLQTIASSLESITEKVSAKENGSPSGSDQDVAMADATPSSAKASLSARSPCFVEGVSKSSYVKQASDLNSSSVKAVRVEHCERVHVIIAAKRVCIANCRECVFFLGVNQRPLFVGDNHKLQVAPYNTYYSQLEEHLTEVGIVSTINRWDEALSISVIDPHDSLSHPAGVSDAQPESATCLDPDQFTNFLIPNWFENESTGSTKDNPFPLPDAYMTSQQRNQKNLSEIKQMLREAPLEENRKRELSSALHVYFKDWLYASGNIRQLYCLQGD